From the genome of Azospirillum brasilense, one region includes:
- a CDS encoding ATP-binding protein: MRNFFRKRRATADADDRMSMGGGITGGGAAGPGATPGNAAHGHPPMQSQSPLAGRPAPHLRPVGGPEGGGLGGGGLGGGLGETMRGPSGLRHDPLSSPLGGGLGGGLGAQRGQASADTELPRFTMTVNGGLRGPGAVGAPAMLKGLTPELNGLLREAFTPTRPKQQLNSLFIGRTDTLKRIISAIEEERAHVILFGDRGRGKTSVANAIEKIAGQAGYLSLKLTCSAELSFEDIFRHFLKKIPSTYYRSGIDNPFASRRSFTSFNELLPEGGFSVTELNEVLAGIHATHVLLILDEYDRVTDEDFRNKLAELFKNLTDSSIPVTLLVVGVAENLDQLLGKHPSIQRSLVPVHLPLMTDVEIGRLINAGAENAGIAFAPEAVDRVCEFVRGLPYYAQLLGLHAARSAVSRGSTVVERDDLAYAVTRCLQEAERGIVDSYARALAAERRAELEDVLLACALCPADAYGTFDPKELAGPGGAPPTKEALGILERLCREEYGGVLAPVVEPGWTRYRFRNQMMRQYVLMRQAHERGQI, encoded by the coding sequence ATGCGAAACTTCTTTCGGAAGCGGCGGGCGACCGCCGATGCGGATGACCGGATGTCCATGGGCGGCGGCATCACGGGTGGTGGAGCGGCCGGACCGGGCGCCACCCCGGGCAATGCGGCTCATGGCCACCCGCCGATGCAATCCCAGAGCCCGCTCGCGGGCCGTCCGGCGCCGCATCTGCGGCCAGTCGGTGGCCCCGAGGGCGGTGGTCTCGGCGGCGGCGGTCTTGGTGGCGGTTTGGGCGAGACGATGCGCGGCCCGTCCGGGTTGCGTCACGACCCGCTGAGCAGCCCGCTTGGTGGCGGGCTTGGCGGTGGATTGGGCGCCCAGCGCGGCCAGGCCTCCGCCGACACGGAGCTGCCGCGCTTCACGATGACCGTGAACGGCGGGCTGCGCGGACCGGGAGCGGTCGGTGCGCCGGCCATGCTGAAGGGGCTCACCCCCGAACTGAACGGTCTGCTGCGCGAGGCCTTCACGCCGACGCGGCCCAAGCAGCAGCTGAACTCGCTGTTCATCGGCCGGACCGACACGTTGAAGCGCATCATCTCCGCCATCGAGGAGGAGCGGGCGCACGTCATCCTGTTCGGCGACCGGGGCCGCGGCAAGACCTCCGTCGCCAATGCCATCGAGAAGATCGCCGGGCAGGCCGGCTACCTCTCGCTGAAGCTGACCTGCAGCGCGGAGCTGAGCTTCGAGGACATCTTCCGTCATTTCCTGAAGAAGATCCCCTCCACCTACTACCGGTCGGGGATCGACAACCCCTTCGCCTCGCGCCGCAGCTTCACCAGCTTCAACGAGCTGCTGCCCGAGGGCGGGTTCAGCGTGACGGAGCTGAACGAGGTGCTGGCCGGCATCCACGCCACCCATGTGCTGCTGATCCTTGACGAGTATGACCGCGTTACCGACGAGGATTTCCGCAACAAGCTGGCCGAGCTGTTCAAGAACCTGACCGACAGCTCGATCCCGGTGACGCTTCTGGTGGTCGGCGTGGCGGAGAATCTGGACCAGCTCCTGGGCAAGCATCCATCGATCCAGCGCTCGCTGGTGCCGGTGCATCTGCCGTTGATGACCGATGTGGAGATCGGGCGCCTCATCAACGCGGGGGCGGAAAACGCCGGAATCGCCTTCGCGCCGGAAGCCGTGGACCGCGTCTGCGAATTCGTCCGCGGTCTGCCCTATTACGCCCAGCTTCTCGGCCTGCACGCCGCCCGCAGTGCGGTCAGCCGCGGTTCGACGGTGGTGGAGCGGGACGACCTCGCCTATGCCGTCACCCGCTGCCTCCAGGAGGCGGAGCGCGGGATCGTCGACTCCTACGCCCGGGCGCTGGCCGCCGAACGCCGCGCCGAGCTGGAGGATGTTCTGTTGGCCTGCGCGCTGTGCCCCGCGGACGCCTATGGAACCTTTGATCCGAAGGAACTGGCCGGACCGGGTGGTGCCCCGCCGACCAAGGAGGCGCTCGGCATTCTGGAGCGGCTCTGCCGCGAGGAGTATGGCGGCGTCCTGGCTCCGGTGGTCGAGCCGGGCTGGACCCGCTACCGCTTCCGCAATCAGATGATGCGCCAATACGTGCTGATGCGGCAGGCCCACGAGCGCGGCCAGATCTGA
- a CDS encoding LuxR C-terminal-related transcriptional regulator, whose product MEPVRAFLIDSNKLFREGLKRLLDDSPFQIAAEAGNLREALNSVENGLRPQLILLDLVNGGEEEADGMRRLRAQLPDARMVILTSDLCTRRLANALEAGADGYLMKDLSSDALAQSLRLVMMGEKVFPTHLAALLISGRVNGNGTDMPVSRKGLSQREVQILRCLLNGDSNKMIANHLNITEATVKVHLKSLLRKINASNRTQAAIWALNNGIGGELAGAAGAVTAAAVHQ is encoded by the coding sequence ATGGAACCAGTGCGTGCTTTTCTGATCGACTCCAATAAGCTGTTCCGCGAAGGCCTGAAGAGGCTTCTCGACGATTCACCTTTTCAGATCGCCGCCGAGGCGGGGAACCTGCGCGAGGCGCTGAACTCCGTCGAGAACGGACTGCGTCCGCAGCTCATCCTGCTCGATCTGGTGAATGGGGGTGAGGAGGAGGCCGACGGCATGCGGCGGCTGCGCGCTCAGCTTCCCGACGCGCGCATGGTCATCCTGACCAGCGACCTGTGCACCCGCCGCCTCGCCAACGCTCTGGAGGCCGGAGCGGACGGTTATCTGATGAAGGACCTCTCCTCCGATGCGCTGGCCCAATCCCTGCGCCTCGTGATGATGGGCGAGAAGGTGTTCCCGACCCATCTCGCCGCCCTGCTGATTTCCGGTCGGGTGAACGGGAACGGCACCGACATGCCGGTGTCGCGCAAGGGCCTGTCCCAGCGGGAGGTGCAGATCCTGCGCTGCCTGCTGAACGGCGACAGCAACAAGATGATCGCCAACCATCTGAACATCACCGAAGCGACGGTGAAGGTTCATTTGAAAAGCCTGCTGCGCAAGATCAATGCCTCCAACCGCACCCAGGCGGCCATCTGGGCGCTGAACAACGGTATCGGCGGCGAGTTGGCCGGCGCCGCCGGCGCCGTGACCGCGGCGGCTGTCCACCAGTAA
- a CDS encoding response regulator transcription factor, which produces MQMNHEYAQEKASHSTRNAVTPMHVCLILDNNSLTDTVVQALDRAGRHRVTVFHDISELTQSTLTPDAILIGLQQFTALRENEPMVYLRLSRRSRIVVVLSSRELLDAAHILAFADAWVFEDINVDRINELLDLGLEGHCLMPKQFLSRLGVDEIRLTLLPRLSEPEFETLRLLGQGLNNRTIANQLDLSEAVIKSMVRSVLSKLHFRNRTEAGVFAARQQGALQSAREGMVPPHMHAAPAQRTGTS; this is translated from the coding sequence ATGCAAATGAACCATGAGTACGCCCAAGAGAAAGCATCGCACTCGACCCGCAACGCGGTGACCCCCATGCACGTCTGCCTGATTCTCGACAACAATTCCCTGACCGACACCGTGGTGCAGGCGCTCGACCGGGCCGGTCGCCATCGTGTGACCGTCTTCCACGACATATCGGAACTGACGCAGAGCACGCTGACGCCCGATGCGATCCTGATCGGCCTTCAGCAGTTCACCGCGCTGCGCGAGAACGAACCGATGGTGTATCTGCGGCTGTCACGCCGGTCGCGGATCGTCGTGGTGCTGTCGTCGCGGGAGTTGCTGGACGCCGCACACATCCTGGCCTTCGCCGATGCGTGGGTGTTCGAGGACATCAACGTGGACCGCATCAACGAGCTGCTGGACCTGGGGCTGGAAGGGCACTGTCTGATGCCCAAGCAGTTCCTGTCCCGGCTGGGCGTCGATGAGATTCGGCTGACCCTGCTGCCGCGGCTGTCGGAACCGGAGTTCGAGACCCTGCGCTTGCTTGGCCAGGGGCTGAACAACCGGACGATCGCCAACCAGCTCGATCTGTCCGAGGCGGTGATAAAGTCGATGGTGCGCAGTGTCCTGTCCAAGCTGCACTTCCGCAACAGAACGGAGGCCGGCGTCTTTGCCGCGCGACAGCAGGGCGCGTTGCAATCCGCCCGGGAAGGCATGGTGCCGCCGCATATGCACGCGGCCCCGGCCCAACGGACCGGCACGTCCTGA
- a CDS encoding response regulator transcription factor: MKILIGDDHLLFREGLRRLLEQLHGDAIFVEAGTFDEVVQQCRVGGGFDVVLMDLHMPNWPGFDGLREVQSLQPGVPVVVISASEALNDIRGALDHGATGYIPKSSSVKVMMGALNLVFSGGIYVPPGALTAATAASDAAPRRGRLDGADRSAYGLTQRQREVLDCLRAGKSNKQIAYELGLSEGTVKIHVTAIFKSLGVKNRTQAVIAAAAMAS, encoded by the coding sequence ATGAAAATTCTGATCGGTGACGACCATCTCCTTTTTCGTGAAGGCCTGCGCCGTCTTCTGGAGCAGCTTCACGGGGACGCGATCTTCGTCGAGGCGGGCACCTTCGACGAGGTTGTTCAGCAATGCCGCGTCGGCGGCGGGTTCGACGTGGTGCTGATGGACCTGCACATGCCGAACTGGCCGGGCTTCGACGGGCTGCGCGAGGTGCAGAGCCTCCAGCCGGGCGTTCCGGTGGTGGTGATCTCCGCCTCCGAGGCGCTGAACGACATTCGCGGCGCGCTCGACCACGGGGCCACCGGCTACATTCCGAAGTCGAGCAGCGTCAAGGTGATGATGGGCGCGCTGAACCTCGTTTTCTCCGGCGGCATCTACGTGCCGCCCGGCGCGCTCACCGCCGCGACGGCAGCCTCCGACGCCGCGCCGCGCCGCGGTCGCCTGGACGGCGCGGACCGCAGCGCCTACGGCCTGACCCAGCGCCAGCGGGAAGTCCTGGATTGCCTGCGGGCGGGTAAGTCGAACAAGCAGATCGCCTACGAGCTCGGCCTGTCCGAGGGCACGGTGAAGATCCACGTCACGGCGATCTTCAAGTCGCTGGGCGTCAAGAACCGCACCCAGGCGGTGATCGCCGCCGCCGCCATGGCCTCGTAA
- a CDS encoding thioredoxin family protein codes for MAAETPVCDFGRKAEDFSLKGTDGKTYSLADVQGPSGTLVMFICNHCPYVKAVIGRIVEEVNALRAHGIGAVAIMSNDTDAYPDDGFDNMKRFAAEHGFTFPYLLDETQEVARAYGAVCTPDFFGFNADLCLQYRGRLDASKREPIPDAPRELFHAMVRIAQTGQGPTDQIPSMGCSIKWRNPA; via the coding sequence ATGGCGGCGGAAACCCCGGTGTGCGACTTCGGCCGGAAGGCGGAGGATTTCAGCCTGAAGGGAACCGATGGAAAGACCTACAGCCTGGCCGACGTCCAGGGACCGAGCGGCACGCTGGTCATGTTCATCTGCAACCACTGCCCCTATGTGAAGGCGGTGATCGGGCGAATCGTCGAAGAGGTCAACGCGCTGAGGGCCCACGGCATCGGCGCCGTCGCCATCATGTCGAACGACACCGACGCCTATCCCGACGACGGCTTCGACAACATGAAGCGTTTCGCGGCGGAGCATGGCTTCACCTTCCCCTATCTGCTCGACGAGACGCAGGAGGTGGCGCGGGCCTACGGCGCGGTCTGCACGCCCGACTTCTTTGGCTTCAACGCCGACCTGTGTCTTCAGTACCGCGGCCGGCTGGACGCCTCCAAACGCGAACCGATCCCCGACGCCCCGCGCGAACTGTTCCACGCGATGGTCCGCATCGCCCAGACGGGGCAGGGGCCGACCGACCAGATCCCCAGCATGGGCTGCTCGATCAAATGGCGGAATCCGGCCTGA
- a CDS encoding tetratricopeptide repeat protein, whose translation MSDIFREVDEDLRRDRMERVFKRYGGIMLAAALAVVAATGGTVAWRNWQQSQKESGTTALAAALSQAAQGPDKGVEALAAFAAKSDPGMAALAQLNAAALLAREGKTAEAVAVYDTLSNNAGAAAVYRELAALLSVMHQLDSGDPAQLQARLQPLTADANPWRFSAREMSAVLAARAGDKERARTLFQQLADDSQAPAGVRSRAADLATLYGKS comes from the coding sequence ATGAGCGATATTTTCCGCGAAGTCGACGAGGATCTGCGCCGCGACCGCATGGAGCGCGTGTTCAAGCGCTACGGCGGCATCATGCTGGCGGCCGCGCTGGCGGTCGTCGCCGCGACGGGCGGCACGGTGGCTTGGCGCAACTGGCAGCAATCGCAGAAGGAGAGCGGGACGACGGCATTGGCCGCCGCCCTGTCCCAGGCCGCCCAGGGGCCGGACAAGGGCGTCGAGGCCCTGGCCGCCTTCGCCGCCAAGTCCGATCCCGGCATGGCCGCGCTGGCCCAGCTGAACGCCGCCGCCCTGCTGGCCCGCGAGGGCAAGACCGCGGAGGCCGTGGCCGTCTACGACACGCTGTCCAACAACGCCGGCGCCGCCGCGGTCTACCGCGAACTGGCGGCCCTGCTCTCGGTGATGCACCAGCTCGACTCCGGCGATCCGGCCCAGCTTCAGGCGCGGCTCCAGCCTCTGACGGCGGATGCCAATCCCTGGCGCTTCTCCGCCCGCGAGATGAGCGCCGTGCTCGCCGCCCGCGCCGGGGACAAGGAGCGTGCGCGCACCCTATTCCAGCAATTGGCCGACGACTCGCAGGCTCCGGCCGGCGTCCGGTCGCGCGCCGCCGATCTCGCCACCCTCTACGGCAAGAGCTGA
- a CDS encoding PQQ-like beta-propeller repeat protein has product MTRIPMAAPTAHPTAKRPSLRTALLSAPLLAVLLSGCDTVSGWFGKTPDPPLPGERVSVLTRERKVEVDQQLVGTPVALPTAVANPAWAQPGGTPEHAGGNLALSATPAEAWRGDVGTGASSSRSLLATPVIADGRIFAMDADSHVAALDERTGRQLWRIDTKPEKERGGASGGGVAYADGRVFAATGFGEVVALDPANGSIIWRKRVPGPVRGAPTVEGGRVLVLTLDNQLTALSASDGAVQWSHQGILETAGLLGAVSPAASPTLIVAPYSSGELYGLRPENGRVAWQESLAAIRRSGALSSLADIRGLPVIDRGVVYAIGHSGRMIAIDERIGIRLWEAEIGGTQTPWLAGDYLFVVTNDSELVALTRQAGHARWVAQLAQFTDPEDKKGPITWSGPVLAGGKLYVTGSNGQMLALSPADGQVLTRYSLPASTYLPPVVANNTLYVLGENGTLVAYR; this is encoded by the coding sequence ATGACCCGCATTCCCATGGCCGCCCCGACCGCGCACCCCACCGCGAAGCGCCCCTCCCTGCGCACCGCTCTGCTCTCCGCCCCGCTGCTCGCCGTGCTGCTCAGCGGCTGCGACACCGTCAGCGGGTGGTTCGGCAAGACCCCCGATCCGCCCCTGCCGGGCGAGCGGGTGTCCGTCCTGACCCGCGAGCGCAAGGTCGAGGTCGACCAGCAGTTGGTCGGCACGCCGGTCGCTCTGCCGACCGCCGTCGCCAACCCGGCCTGGGCGCAGCCCGGCGGCACGCCGGAACACGCCGGCGGCAACCTCGCTCTGTCGGCTACCCCCGCCGAGGCGTGGCGCGGCGACGTCGGCACGGGGGCCAGCAGCTCCCGCTCGCTTCTGGCGACGCCGGTCATCGCCGACGGACGTATCTTCGCCATGGACGCCGACTCGCACGTCGCCGCCCTGGACGAGCGCACCGGGCGCCAGCTCTGGCGCATCGACACCAAGCCGGAGAAGGAACGCGGCGGTGCCAGCGGCGGCGGTGTCGCCTACGCCGACGGGCGCGTCTTCGCGGCCACCGGTTTCGGCGAGGTGGTCGCGCTCGATCCCGCCAACGGCTCGATCATCTGGCGCAAGCGCGTGCCGGGCCCGGTCCGCGGCGCGCCGACGGTTGAGGGCGGGCGCGTCCTCGTCCTGACGCTGGACAACCAGCTCACGGCCCTGTCGGCCTCCGACGGTGCCGTGCAGTGGTCGCATCAGGGCATTCTGGAGACGGCGGGCCTGCTGGGCGCCGTCAGCCCGGCGGCCTCGCCGACCCTGATCGTCGCCCCTTACTCCTCCGGCGAGCTGTACGGCCTGCGTCCGGAGAACGGGCGCGTGGCGTGGCAGGAGAGCCTGGCGGCGATCCGCCGCAGCGGCGCCCTGAGCAGCCTCGCCGACATCCGCGGCCTGCCGGTGATCGACCGCGGCGTCGTCTACGCGATCGGCCATTCCGGCCGTATGATCGCCATCGACGAGCGCATCGGCATCCGCCTGTGGGAAGCCGAGATCGGCGGCACCCAGACACCCTGGCTCGCCGGCGACTATCTGTTCGTCGTCACCAACGATTCGGAGCTGGTCGCCCTGACCCGTCAGGCCGGTCACGCCCGTTGGGTCGCGCAACTCGCCCAGTTCACCGATCCGGAGGACAAGAAGGGGCCGATCACCTGGTCCGGTCCGGTCCTGGCCGGTGGCAAGCTCTACGTCACCGGGTCGAACGGCCAGATGCTTGCCCTGTCGCCCGCCGACGGGCAGGTGCTGACCCGCTATTCGCTGCCGGCCTCCACCTATTTGCCTCCGGTCGTGGCGAACAACACCCTATATGTCCTGGGCGAGAACGGTACGCTGGTGGCGTACCGCTGA
- the der gene encoding ribosome biogenesis GTPase Der, with the protein MSFTVALVGRPNVGKSTLFNRLAGKKLALVDDTPGVTRDWRSAPARVGGLSFTVVDTAGLEDVTDDSLEARMRRQTERALERADVALFIVDARTGITPLDRHFAALLRKSKTPVILVANKAEGKVGMTGLYEAFELGLGDPLALSAEHGEGMADLVQALLPYAPPEPEALEKASAPVKGEGEEELPVGDQPETDEERARPIQIAIVGRPNVGKSTLLNALIGEERVLTGPEAGMTRDAISVDWEWRGRKFRLVDTAGMRRRARVDAKVEKLAVADALRVVRMAQVVLLVVDANQILDKQDLTIARTVVEEGRALVIALNKWDAVDDRAMALRQVEDKLQAALAQIKGVEVVTISALQGKKLDTLLDSILSTYGQWNRRIPTAQLNRWIEGVLDHHPPPLVEGRRVKIRYATQVKARPPTVALFVNKPLDLPESYQRYLIAHLRETFDLPGVPVRLLLRKQKNPYADD; encoded by the coding sequence ATGTCCTTCACCGTCGCTCTCGTCGGTCGGCCGAATGTCGGCAAATCGACTCTGTTCAACCGTTTGGCCGGCAAGAAGCTGGCGCTGGTCGACGACACGCCCGGCGTGACGCGCGACTGGCGCTCGGCCCCCGCCCGTGTGGGCGGGCTGTCCTTCACCGTGGTCGACACCGCGGGCCTGGAGGACGTCACCGACGACAGCCTGGAGGCGCGGATGCGCCGCCAGACCGAACGCGCCCTGGAACGCGCCGACGTGGCGCTGTTCATCGTGGACGCCCGTACCGGCATCACGCCCCTGGATCGCCACTTCGCGGCTCTGTTGCGCAAGAGCAAGACCCCCGTCATCCTCGTCGCCAACAAGGCGGAAGGCAAGGTGGGGATGACCGGACTCTATGAAGCCTTCGAGCTTGGCCTGGGCGACCCCCTCGCGCTGTCGGCGGAGCATGGCGAGGGCATGGCCGATCTGGTCCAGGCACTGCTGCCCTACGCCCCGCCGGAGCCGGAGGCGCTCGAGAAGGCTTCGGCCCCCGTCAAGGGCGAGGGGGAAGAGGAACTGCCCGTCGGCGACCAGCCGGAAACCGACGAGGAGCGTGCCCGCCCGATCCAGATTGCCATCGTCGGACGGCCGAACGTCGGCAAGTCCACCCTGCTGAACGCCCTGATCGGTGAGGAGCGCGTGCTGACCGGCCCCGAGGCCGGGATGACTCGCGACGCCATCAGCGTCGATTGGGAATGGCGGGGCCGCAAGTTCCGTCTGGTCGACACCGCCGGCATGCGCCGGCGCGCCCGCGTCGATGCGAAGGTGGAGAAGCTGGCCGTCGCCGACGCCCTGCGCGTCGTCCGCATGGCCCAGGTCGTCCTCCTCGTGGTCGACGCCAACCAGATCCTCGACAAGCAGGACCTGACCATCGCCCGCACCGTGGTGGAGGAGGGGCGCGCCCTGGTCATCGCCCTGAACAAGTGGGACGCCGTGGACGACCGCGCCATGGCCCTGCGTCAGGTCGAGGACAAGCTGCAGGCCGCTCTGGCCCAGATCAAGGGCGTGGAGGTGGTGACCATCTCCGCCCTTCAGGGCAAGAAGCTGGACACGCTGCTCGACTCGATCCTGTCGACCTATGGGCAGTGGAACCGCCGCATCCCGACCGCCCAGCTCAACCGCTGGATCGAGGGCGTGCTGGATCACCACCCGCCGCCCCTGGTCGAGGGCCGGCGCGTGAAGATCCGCTACGCCACGCAGGTGAAGGCGCGCCCGCCGACGGTGGCGCTGTTCGTGAACAAGCCGCTCGATCTGCCGGAAAGCTACCAGCGTTACCTGATCGCCCATCTGCGCGAGACGTTCGACCTGCCGGGCGTGCCGGTGCGGCTGCTGCTGCGCAAGCAGAAGAACCCCTACGCGGATGATTGA
- a CDS encoding fumarate hydratase, with product MPDDISPARGAATLFPLAKDDTTYRKLTSDHVSVVEFDGEQILKVEPEGLRLLAEEAFKDINHLLRPGHLGQIRAILDDPEASPNDKFVALDLLKNANIAAAGTLPMCQDTGTAIIMGKKGRRVFTKGGDEAALSEGARDAYLKRNLRYSQLAPISMYEEKNTRNNLPGQVEIYAEGEDAYKFLFMAKGGGSANKTFLHQATPSVLAPDRLLKFLEDKIRYLGTSACPPYHLAIVIGGLSAEQNLKTVKLASARYLDNLPTEGGEDAHAFRDLAMEAEVHKLTQTMGIGAQFGGKYFCHDVRVIRLPRHGASMPIGVGVSCSADRQAVGKITKDGIFLEQLETDPAKYLPEITDGDLAGEVVKIDLNQPMSEILATLKQYPIRTRLSLTGPLIVARDLAHSKLRARLDAGEPLPDYFKNHPIYYAGPAKTPEGYASGSFGPTTAGRMDSFVEQFQAAGGSMVMLAKGNRSPEVTAACQKHGGFYLGSIGGAAARLAQDCIKKVECVEYPELGMEAIWRIEVEDFPAFIIVDDKGNDFFKELKLA from the coding sequence ATGCCCGATGACATCAGCCCCGCCCGCGGCGCCGCGACTCTGTTTCCGCTGGCCAAGGACGACACAACCTACCGCAAGCTGACCTCGGATCACGTCTCGGTCGTCGAGTTCGACGGCGAACAAATCCTGAAGGTGGAACCGGAGGGCCTGCGCCTGCTGGCCGAAGAGGCCTTCAAGGACATCAACCATCTGCTGCGTCCCGGCCATCTCGGCCAGATCCGCGCGATCCTCGACGATCCGGAAGCCTCGCCGAACGACAAGTTCGTGGCGCTGGACCTGCTGAAGAACGCCAACATCGCCGCTGCCGGCACGCTGCCCATGTGCCAGGACACCGGCACCGCCATCATCATGGGCAAGAAGGGCCGCCGCGTCTTCACCAAGGGCGGCGACGAGGCCGCCCTGTCGGAAGGCGCCCGCGACGCCTACCTGAAGCGCAACCTGCGCTACAGCCAACTCGCCCCGATCTCCATGTACGAGGAGAAGAACACCCGCAACAACCTGCCGGGCCAGGTCGAGATCTACGCGGAGGGCGAGGACGCCTACAAGTTCCTGTTCATGGCCAAGGGCGGCGGGTCGGCCAACAAGACCTTCCTGCATCAGGCCACCCCGTCGGTGCTGGCGCCGGACCGGCTGCTGAAGTTCCTCGAGGACAAGATCCGTTACCTCGGTACCTCGGCCTGCCCGCCCTACCACCTCGCCATCGTCATCGGCGGCCTGTCGGCGGAGCAGAATCTGAAGACGGTGAAGCTGGCCTCGGCCCGCTACCTCGACAACCTGCCGACCGAGGGCGGCGAGGACGCGCACGCCTTCCGTGACCTCGCCATGGAGGCGGAGGTGCACAAGCTGACCCAGACCATGGGCATCGGCGCGCAGTTCGGCGGCAAGTATTTCTGCCACGACGTCCGCGTCATCCGCCTGCCGCGCCACGGCGCCTCCATGCCGATCGGCGTCGGCGTGTCCTGCTCGGCCGACCGTCAGGCGGTGGGCAAGATCACCAAGGACGGCATCTTCCTGGAGCAGCTGGAGACCGATCCGGCCAAGTACCTGCCGGAAATCACCGACGGCGATCTGGCCGGCGAGGTGGTGAAGATCGATCTCAACCAGCCCATGAGCGAGATTCTCGCCACGCTGAAGCAGTATCCGATCCGCACGCGCCTGTCGCTGACCGGCCCGCTGATCGTCGCCCGCGACCTCGCCCACTCCAAGCTGCGCGCGCGGCTGGACGCCGGCGAGCCGCTGCCCGACTATTTCAAGAACCACCCCATCTATTACGCCGGTCCGGCCAAGACGCCGGAAGGCTACGCCTCGGGCTCCTTCGGTCCGACGACCGCCGGGCGCATGGACAGCTTCGTCGAGCAGTTCCAGGCGGCAGGCGGCTCGATGGTCATGCTGGCCAAGGGCAACCGCAGCCCGGAGGTGACCGCGGCCTGCCAGAAGCACGGCGGTTTCTATCTGGGCTCCATCGGCGGCGCCGCGGCCCGTCTGGCTCAGGACTGCATCAAGAAGGTGGAGTGCGTCGAGTATCCGGAACTCGGCATGGAAGCCATCTGGCGCATCGAGGTCGAGGACTTCCCGGCCTTCATCATCGTCGATGACAAGGGCAACGACTTCTTCAAGGAATTGAAGCTGGCCTAA